The Humidesulfovibrio mexicanus region GAAGAAAGGCCAGCGACCCAGCGCCGACGATCTGGAGACCCTGGCCGTCACGCTCGGCTTGTCGCCGACGTGGCTCCTGCTGGGCGTGGGACAGCCCCAGGACGAGGCGGGAGAAGGCGAACTCGTGCCGGAGTACGTGCCCATCGGCGACACCCTGCGCGACCTGCTGAACCAGCTCCCGGATCAGCTGCCCCAGGTGGCCCAGGTGGCAGGCATGACCCCTGCCGAGTTGCGCGCCTGCGCGGATTCCCAGGCGATGCTCTCGGGGTTGACCGTCGCCCGGCTGGTGCACGCCTACCGGGTGAACGCAAACTTCCTGCTGGCCCAGGTGGGCCAGCCCTTTTTGACCGAAGAGCAGTACGAGGAGCGCGGCCCGCTGACCTGGCTGCGCGAGAAGCGCGGCGACTTTGCGCAGCCGGACGAGGCCCCGGCCACGATCTCGCTCACGGCCGCGCGCCTGGCCACCGTGGAACGGACCATGAAAGAGGCAGGGTCCCCTCAGCTGGCCATCCTGCATTCGCTGCGCGCCATGCTCGAAGGCGAGATCGCCAAGCTGAGCGGGGCGCAAAAGGACTGCGCAGATCCGGCAGAGCACGCGCCACAGGCCAACCCCAAGAAGGCTGCCGGGGACGATACCGTCTGATCCGGGGGCAGGGGCGTGGAGACGGACGGCCACAGGCCGCGCTGCGAGAGATATTGTTCTACGTCGAGTGCTGGTTGATCTGCCGCGCAATGGACGCACTGGAGATGCTCAAAAACAGCTATTGGCCACTGTAAGCGGCTATCCCCCATGGCCAGCGAGGCAGTGGCTGCATGTCCCGACTTGTAGTAGCAAAGCAGCATGGGAGGAGGAAACGCTGTGACGGTTGATCGGACACGAACAAATAAAGTTGTGCTCAAGGTCTTCGCCGTTGCCGCGTTGGCCCTTGGGGCGCTGGCGGTTTGGGGTATGAGTCAGAAGAAGGCGCCACCGCCTGCCGCCCCGGCCGCAACACCGCAAGCGGCCATGACAGAGGCCCAAGCCAAGGCCGAAGTGGGGCGGCTGCTCGCGGAGCTGGACTCATTCAAAGTTCTTGAGGGGTTTCACGCCGGGGCCTTCTCCGGCAAGGGGCTGCCCCAGGCGGTCCGCTGGTACCAGGACGCCACGGCGCTACGCGACCGCATCAGCGCGGACATGTCGCTGCCTGCGGCGCTGCGTGCTGCGCCGGGCAACCTCCTTGGGCTCGGGCTGGCCTACCAGCAGAGCAAGGGGCAGGAGACGCCCGGGACGAAGGGGGACAGGGAAATGGTGGTGGAGGCGCTGAAATAAACAGACCACAAGAAAAACGGCGCTTTGTGCTTCGGGCAAAACAGAGGCCCTGGCTCATCACCGGGGCCTCTGTTTATGCATCTGGTCACTTCGTTTAACGTAAGCAGCGGCTTTCGTAGGCGAGAGCCATTTTGTTTAGAGACCTTCGGCCTCCTCCTGACACTCCGCGCAGCGCACGCACCCCGGCACAGCCGCAAGCCTGGCCAGGGGGATGGGCTCCTCGCACTCCAGGCAGCACACCGCGCCCTCGATGACGAGCTGCGCCTCCCCGGTGCCAAGGCCCGGCACACGGGCAAGGGCCTGCAGGCGGTCGAGGACCTCGGTGGCCTGGGCATCGTCGATGATGTCGGCCATGGCTTACGCCCGTTGCGACCGCAGGGCCTCGATGCGCGCCTCGGCGTCCGCCAGCCACGTCTTGCCCTCGTCTGTAAGGAGCGCCTCGCGCAGTCTGCGCTGGGTCACTGTGGCCTCAATGGCCAGTATTTCGGCATCAATGGCGGCGTTGGGGTCCGGCGCGGGCGGCTCCGGCGGCGCGGTGCAGCCCTCCGGCGTCCACAGCCAGCCGGGCGCAACATCGTCCCCAACCTCCACCACAAGGGCGCACTCGCCAGCGCCCAATTCCGGCGTTTGGGCAAACACTTCGGCCACGCGGTTCTCGATGATTCGGGCAAGCATTGTGCGCCTCCTATTCGAACCACGCCAGGACGGCGCGGATGTGCTGACGTTTGTGGTTCGCCGTTTCGATCCGCGCGTACCCGCTCTGCCCGGACGACAGGGCGGACAGCGAGGCCGAGGCGCGCAGCAGCTTGTAGCTGGCGCTGTAGGCCCCAAGGTCGACCAGGTCCGTGGCGTAGGCCCAGCCGCTCCCGCGCGAGGCCCCGACCGTGATGTCCGTGTTCAGGGCCACGGCGTCCACGGCCCTATGCAGCACATATGCGGTGGCCTTGGCGGGGATGAACCCCAGCGAGACCGGCGGGCTGAAGATGGTCATGTTCGCCGGGGTGGCGTCGGCCGCATAGCCCATGACCAAGCCCGACACAGTGTCCTCCGACATTGTGACGCTGCCGCTGATCTCTCCAGTTTTGATCGCTCGCCCATCTGTGTGATACGAGCAGGCCCCAAAATTGGCGGAATAGGCCGCAGGCATATATGTACCGCTCGCGGGCACTGTGTACGCGGCAGGCAAGGCAAACGTCTCCCAGCCGCTGCCCGTGTGGCTGTAGGTGCCGGTTGCCACGACAGTGTAGGCCCCGGCGGCGGTGCGCTGCACGATGTAGATTTTCCCCGTGCTTGGCACGACGGAATAAATGCGGATGCCCGTGACGATGCTCCCATTCGCCATCACAACGGAAGTGTCCACCGTCGAATAGCCGCTGACGCTGGGCGTGCCCGTGTGTATGGTGCCTGCATGGTCCACCGATCCGGACGGGACATTGTGGTAGCAGTCCTCGGCGGCGGAATAATACGCCTGGGCTTTATTCCATTCGTCGGACAAGAAGGTCCACAGGTAGCCGCCGGGCACGGGGCCGCTGGCGCGCCCAGCGGCCAGCCAGGACACAAACGCGTTCATAGCCGCGTTGTCGCGAGCCAGCCCGTCCGGCTTTCGGGTGGCCGCGATGGCCGCTGCCACATCCGCAGGGCTCATAGCCGTGGCGTTGTCCGTGCCTGCGAGGGCCTGCGCGGCCGTGGACAAGCGCACCATCCCCGCCACTGTCTCGCTGGCCTGGGGGATGGTGATGCCAGCGATGGCGGCCCGGATGTCCGCGTGGGCGTCCACGGCGGTGTTGTGCGTGGCCACAGCTCCCGCCGTCTCCGCCCCGGCCTGCGCGGCCGTCACCTGGTGCGGGTTGGCCAGGTTCCCCACGTGGTCCCCAACATCCTCGGCCAGGGCGTCCAGGTCGGCCCGCACCTTGCCGACCTCGATGGCCACGAACTCCTTGGTGGCCAGCACCACGCTGGGGTCGATCAAAAGCGTCACCGCACTGGCGTTGCCGATCTCGATACGCATGCGGATGTAGAAGGTCTTGGCCGAGCCCTCGGCCAGCTGCGGCTTGTAGCTGTCCGGCAGGCTGCCCACGGCCACGAGCTTGCCTGTCTCGTCGAACAGGCCCACCTCGCGGATAGTAAATCCTCCGATCGTCTCGAGCACAACCGCTTCGGCCATGATCCAGCCGGGGTTCTGCGGATCCTCGGACAGGGTGTTCAGCGCGCCGCGCCACACCTCGCGCCGCAGGGCGCTCATGTCCTCGCGCGGCGTGATTTGCGCGCCTTCGCCATCGCCCACGGCAAGATGGGTCAGCTTGACAGGGGTGCCCGTGGCGTGGGCCGTGGCGATGAGCGCCTGCCCGACCTTGGTCAACACGGTGAAATAGGGCATGTTTCCTCCTCTACTTTGGAACAACGAGGTTATGCGTCTCGACCACATGCACGGCAGCGGCGGAGCGCACCGGCAATGCGGCGTCCACGCCGGCAAGGCTCCAGGGCAAAACATCCACCGCCTCGTCCGCCATGGCTACACACGCGGCATTTGCGCCACCGCGCCCTGCGATGATGATGCGCAGCTCGTCCAGGTGTGAGCGCGCGTTCTTTGTGGCCTTGACCACGTCCAGGGCCGCGTCCGCGATCTGAGGCGGAAGGGGGGCCTCGGTGATCTCCACCTCCAACCGGAACGTGCCGGGCACCCCGCCGTACTCAAACCAGGGCACCACAAGGGCGGGCTCGCCAAACACAGCGGCCACGGCCTGTTCCACGCACGCGGGCGTGCCGTGGATGCGACGCCAGGGAATCGCCTGCCGGATGAGGGTGCGCTTCACGGCGTCCGAAAGCTGGGCGTCCCAAAAGACCACGTTGAACTGCCAGGCCAGCATCGAAAGCGTCGGCTCGGTCAGTTCATCCAGGCGATCGTAGAGCCGCACCCTGTCGATGAGGCCTGCGACGGTGCGCAGCTCCTGCCCAAAGCCTTCGGCCATGGCCATGACCGTGGCGTCGCCCGCGATGGAGCCCGGCAGAAGCGCGCGGAGATCAAGGTCGGCCTGGCGCATCATTCCAGCCCCCCGAAGGTCACGATGATTCCGGACGCGTGGGCGACCTCCCAGGGATGCAGGGGGGTGTCCGCTGGGGAGGTGGCCACGACGCGCTTGACGCCGGCGGACTGCACCTGCCGGATGAGCTCCGAAGGGGTGATGTCGCGCCCCAGCTTGGCGCGCTGCCAGGCCGCGAAAGCGGCCACCGCCGCGTTTACCGCCGTGGCGATAGGGGCCAAAGAGGCGCTCTGCCGTGCTTCCAGCCACCAGGTTATTTCGATGGGGTATTCGACCACCACCGGGGCTTTGACCGACACCCGGTCGGTGAGGGGAACGCGAGACTTCTGGAGCACCGTGGCGCTCACGAGGTCCAGCATGGATTGT contains the following coding sequences:
- a CDS encoding phage tail protein; the encoded protein is MPYFTVLTKVGQALIATAHATGTPVKLTHLAVGDGEGAQITPREDMSALRREVWRGALNTLSEDPQNPGWIMAEAVVLETIGGFTIREVGLFDETGKLVAVGSLPDSYKPQLAEGSAKTFYIRMRIEIGNASAVTLLIDPSVVLATKEFVAIEVGKVRADLDALAEDVGDHVGNLANPHQVTAAQAGAETAGAVATHNTAVDAHADIRAAIAGITIPQASETVAGMVRLSTAAQALAGTDNATAMSPADVAAAIAATRKPDGLARDNAAMNAFVSWLAAGRASGPVPGGYLWTFLSDEWNKAQAYYSAAEDCYHNVPSGSVDHAGTIHTGTPSVSGYSTVDTSVVMANGSIVTGIRIYSVVPSTGKIYIVQRTAAGAYTVVATGTYSHTGSGWETFALPAAYTVPASGTYMPAAYSANFGACSYHTDGRAIKTGEISGSVTMSEDTVSGLVMGYAADATPANMTIFSPPVSLGFIPAKATAYVLHRAVDAVALNTDITVGASRGSGWAYATDLVDLGAYSASYKLLRASASLSALSSGQSGYARIETANHKRQHIRAVLAWFE
- a CDS encoding TraR/DksA C4-type zinc finger protein encodes the protein MADIIDDAQATEVLDRLQALARVPGLGTGEAQLVIEGAVCCLECEEPIPLARLAAVPGCVRCAECQEEAEGL
- a CDS encoding phage tail protein I, coding for MMRQADLDLRALLPGSIAGDATVMAMAEGFGQELRTVAGLIDRVRLYDRLDELTEPTLSMLAWQFNVVFWDAQLSDAVKRTLIRQAIPWRRIHGTPACVEQAVAAVFGEPALVVPWFEYGGVPGTFRLEVEITEAPLPPQIADAALDVVKATKNARSHLDELRIIIAGRGGANAACVAMADEAVDVLPWSLAGVDAALPVRSAAAVHVVETHNLVVPK